AAACGAATAGCTTTCTTTGAAAACAAATCAAACGAAAAACCAGTAAATCACATATCAAATATTATTGGAAAATGGCATCTTGGCGAAACAGTCGGCAGTGGCTATAACGACAGGTTTATATTTAGAAAGAACAAAGAATACACCTATTTCCCATCAGAAGCAAAAGATTTACCTAAATATGCATACTTTTCAGGTGAATATGAAATTTCAAATGGCTTTCTAATACTTACAGTAAACAAAATTAGAGAATATAAACACTCTGATAGCTTTAAATTAGCTGAAGGAGGAAACCATACATGCTTTTGGGAAAATCAAAAGTTAGACAAGGAAAGAAAATTGGGAAAACCGTTAGTTTTAAATTTTCCAATCTATCATTCTGATTTTAGCGAAGATTCTATGAAAGTTATAAGACTAGGTTCATTCTTATTCTATGAAAAGGACTTTGACGATTAAATTCAAAAACTACGCATAACAGCAACTTACCGCTACGCTTCGGCACAAGGCCTCGCTCGGGCTGCGCCAAATTCCCCTTCTGTCACTCGTTTGCATCCGCAAACTCCGTGCCAGTCCCTAACGTCCCGTTGGGACTCAGGGTCGGGGAACTTCGGTAAGTCTAGTTCGTTATGCGCAAGAGACAAAATCTTTTAGAAAATCAGAGAAATAGGCAAAAAAAATGCATTATTTGGAGAAAAGTAAAGGTTGACATTTACGTAACTAGAATTCAACATTATACGTATAGGCGTTTCTATATGAATACTAAACTTACACTATCTCTTGATGACAAAATAATAAAACAAGCAAAGGAATTTGCTAAGCAGAGAAATAAAAGTTTATCAAAACTGATAGAAGACTATCTAGGAGGAATTTCTTCAAAAATCCCATCTAATGAAGAGAATCTTCCCCCTGTGACAAAAAAATTAGCGGGAATACTAAAAGGTAAAAAAGAAATCGATATTAAAAATGATATAGCTCATTTTCTTGAAAAGAAATACAAATGATTCAGAATGTTTACTTAGATTCTGATG
Above is a genomic segment from Leptospira wolbachii serovar Codice str. CDC containing:
- a CDS encoding DUF6364 family protein, with the translated sequence MNTKLTLSLDDKIIKQAKEFAKQRNKSLSKLIEDYLGGISSKIPSNEENLPPVTKKLAGILKGKKEIDIKNDIAHFLEKKYK
- a CDS encoding YARHG domain-containing protein — its product is MKKILILLIIPISLFSEPNLEICKRFLHDEFDPTFFIKKMEEGDTSFANHYITDIHFAILNKEQLKILRNFYFAKYGYIFKSADLNLIFNKYHWYSPKISDQNTIIKNFKEIESDTVKRIAFFENKSNEKPVNHISNIIGKWHLGETVGSGYNDRFIFRKNKEYTYFPSEAKDLPKYAYFSGEYEISNGFLILTVNKIREYKHSDSFKLAEGGNHTCFWENQKLDKERKLGKPLVLNFPIYHSDFSEDSMKVIRLGSFLFYEKDFDD